The DNA region GGCCTTAGAGAAATACCTCGATATGATGATACCCAGCGGAGTTTACACCTCTTGGAACATCACAGGTCAGATCGCAGGTATCAGCATTCCTTGCACCCGCGACCAACTTTTCGGCCCCCATCCGTTCATGAAGTGGCTGGTATCGCAGGCCCATCTGCCTTTGAATATCTGCGGAAAGGGCCTGTCCTTGGAAAGTTGTCGCAAGGCCTTAAATACTTTACGAACATGGGAAGTGGATTTCGATTGGACCGTCTCGCAACATTTGGCTGGCGCTCAGTTCGCGGCCCGCGTATGCAAACCCCTGCCTGAAGGGCAGACGTCGTTCCAAGCTTTCTGCAACTAGCTAAATCAAAGGCATTTCGTTATTGGCGACAGCTTCGCGCACGTGCGGCCAAAACCAATCAAGCTGAGGGTCGGAAGCGATCACATCCTTGATAAGAACCTTCATATCACTTCGACTTGAGATTTCACGGCGCAACCAGATTTCAATCTCGTCATAGCCGGGACCGATGATCGTGATTTCGACATGACTTAAAAAATGGAAAAGATGCAAGTCCTCGGTGGCCACATCATGGCTCTCCGACTTCGCACGAATGAAATTCAGAACTTCGGCTTTGATATCCGCAAAACTGCGATGATTGATACGACGAAGAATCAGATCAGCGCGATGATCGCGATTGATCCAGCGCTGATGCAGCCCCCGCTGTACTAGATTGATCAGATAGTTGCGCAATACTGAAGACACCTGACGAAATTCATCGTCCGGTAATCCCATCACCTGCATCAAGTCTACGTAGCGCGCCTGTTCCTGGCCGCGACGAAGAGAGGTGAGGACTTCAGGTATTCTTAAAACCGAGTCGCGAATACTCTGAAGATCAATTCCTGCTCCATCCGTGAAGTAGAGAATTCTCATATCTCTATCATGACCTATCTTTACGAAATGTGTGTAGGATTTTAAACATTCACGACCATGGTCCAGCTTGTATTTTTTCGTGCAGACCCCCCGCCATTTTGATAGGATGGATCGAGGCCCAAGGACTAGGTCTCGGCAAAATATGCCGGTATAAAACAAAGGATTGTGCAACTGTGATTTCACGTAACCCGAAGAATCAACGCCCCCCTTTTGAAAGATTATATTCCTATATTCTTTTCGCGTTTGTCGGTTATTGCATTGCAGACTTGGCGATTCTTTCTTATCGCGACCGCATGTTGCCTCAGTCAGCGCCGGCCGCCCGGCCTAAACCACCGGCGATGGATAACTCTGTCAATCGTGGTGTTTACAATAGCATTACGACGCGCAACATTTTTGCGTCGAATGGCGAAATTCCCGATGCTTTGGTGGATAAATCCAAAGGTGCGGAAACACAAAAAGAAGCCGACCCAGTTCCGTCGCAGCTCCCTTTGACTTTGATTGGCACCTTGGTGCATTCAAATCCTGAAAAATCCTTGGCGGCTATTGATGTCCGCGGCAAAAACCAAGTTATCTCCTACAGCCCGGGAAAAGACATCGAAGGCATGGCCTCGATTATTCGTGTCGAGCGCCAAAAAGTTATTTTCCGCAATCTCAATTCCAATCGTCTGGAATATATTGAGATGAAAAAAGATGGCGGCAAAGTGGCCTTCGGAGCCGGACGCCCTGCTGGCGTCAGCGGCGGCAAAGAAGTTCAGGCCGTGGGCAACAACAGCTTCGTGATCAAGCGGGCCGATTTATTGAAATACACGAATGATCTTTCCAGTATTTTGATGCAAGCTCGCGCAGTCCCTAATCGCGAGCCAGGCACGGGTGCGATTAATGGCTTTCGCCTTTTGGACATGCAACCGGGAAGCATCTATGAGCAATTGGGCTTGCAGCGCATGGACGTGATCAAGTCCGTCGATGGCACGCCGGTCGACAGCCCCGCCAAGGCGATGGAACTTTACAATACATTAAAAAATTCACCGAAAGTGTCTTTACAAATTGAGCGCAACGGTAAAACGGAGACGATGACTTACAATATTCAATAAAATCTCCGTGGAAAGATTTATCAACTGGATTTTACAACTCCTCAAGGAGAGGATACATGAAAAAGACTGTCAGCATAGGACTTGCTTCACTGATGACCGCACAGCTCGTCGGCCCTGCCGCGAATGCGCAGTTTGAGGACTTCCCACCGCCTCCGCCACCACCCTCTTCGGATTTTGGTGACGACGGGGGATTTCCACCTCCACCAGCAAACAATGATGCTTTTTCGGCGCCCACTCTGCCAAGCAGCGGCCCTAGCGCGGGCGGCTCGCGAGGTGGCGGCAATGCCGCGGGCGGCATGGATGTTTTAAGCAAAAATGCTCGCGATAAATTCGCCAAAGCTCCCATCGAAGACATCAACAGTCAAAATTTCCCTGAGACCATTGAATCCTTCGACTTCCCAAATGTGGAAATCACGGATCTGATCAAAGCCATCGGCGAGCTGACGGGAAAAAACTTTATTATTGATCCCGGCGTGCGCGGTAAAATCACCATCACGGCGCCTAGTAAAATCACGGTGGCTGAAGCTTATAAAGCTTTCTTGTCAGCCTTGGCCATCAATGGTTTTACAGTGGTCCCTTCCGGTAGTTTCCTGAAGGTTAAGTCAGCGCGAAATGCCCAACGCGACAATATCGAGACCTTCTCTGGCGCTTACTATCCAAACAGCGATCAGATGATCACTCGTATCATCCACTTGAAGCACATCTCGGCAGCACAAGTGAATCGCGACCTACGCATCCTGCCCTCTAAAGATGGTGAGATGAATATTTATGAGCCTACAAACTCTATTATCATCTCTGATTACGGTTCTAATATCGACCGTGTGATGAAAATCATCAGCCAGTTGGACGTTCCAGGCTTTGAAGAACAACTTGAGGTTATTCCTATTAAGTATGCGAAAGCGAAAGACTTGGCGGACCTCGTCGACAAGATCGTAAATAAGGGCAATAAAACTCAAGGCTCTGCTCCAGGAACATTTTCCGCGGGCGTGCCTAGATTTTCTCGATCAGCAGGTGCATCCAGCCAGCAAGGCGCAAGCTTCTTCATGGCGATTCCTGATGACCGTACAAATTCAATCATCGTTGTCGGAAACAAATCCGGCATCGTGCGTATTAAAAAATTGATCTCGCAACTTGATTTTAAAATTCGCCCCGAAGAGTCCGGCGGTGTTTACGTTTATCACGTGAAAAACGGAGATGCCGAAAAATTGGCTCAAACCCTTCAAGGTGTGACCAAGGATGCTTCACCAAAACCACAGACCGGCGGCAGCTTGCTGTCCCCGATCGGTGCGGGTGGGCAGATGCAAGCTCCTCAGGAAATCTTCGGCGGCGATGTTAAAATCGTCGGCGACAAAACCACGAACAGCCTTATTATTACCGCCAGCAAACAAGACTACGAAGTGGTTTTAAGTCTGCTGAACAAGATCGACACTCCTCGTGATCAAGTCTTCGTTGAAGCGATCATCATGGAGATGAGCGCCAACGACGGTAACACCTGGGGCGTCGGTTACTACAAATACGGCGACTCTGGTTATGGCAAAGTGGGATTCAACGGTGGCCTGGATATCAATAGCTTGTTAAGCCCGACTGGTGGCGCCGGAGCGGTCATTGGTTTTGGCCAGGGTGATGTCGTGGAAGTGACAGACCCTGTTTCTAAATCCACGATCAAGATTCCAAATCTAGTCGGCTTTATCAATTTCCTTAAAACGACGAAGAAAGCCAACATCCTTTCGACTCCAACTTTGATGACGTTAGACAATCAAGAGGGTGAATTGGAAGTCGGCGATAAAGTCGTGACAGGATCAACGACCACGACGCCCACCAACGGTTCACCGATCACCACCCCCACGTTTGAAGACGCGACGATTAAATTGACGCTGAAGCCTTATATCAGCCCAGCGACAAATCAAATCCGCATGGAGATCAAACAACAAGTGTCTCAGCTTTCTACCGCCAGCACGCCGAAGGCCTTCCAAGATTCTACTCAGCCTTTAGCGAAGCGTTCGATTAAAACTGTGATCAACGTGAATAACGGCGACACGGCGATTCTGGGTGGCTTGATGAAAGAACAAGACATTGAATCGATCAGCAAAGTGCCTCTTCTTGGCGACATTCCTATTATTGGATGGCTTTTCAAGTCACGCACGATTTCGAAAGATAAAACGAATATGGTCGTGTTCTTGACGCCGAAAATTGTGAAAAACTCTGCAGATACGAATGCGATTACAAATAGGACGCTGGATGAACGTATTGATTTCATCAAAGCTCAGGGAGGAGTCGATCCCTATGGTAAAAAGATGGATGCGATTCACCAGAAGGCGCGTGCGGGCCTGAACGGCGGCAGCGCCGTGCCGCCTGAAACATCCCAACCTGTTATTGAAGAGGAATAAGAAATCATGGCCTCCGTGGATATTCAAACGATACTGTCTAAAGCGACCTCCCTATCACAGGACCAAATCCGTTCTGTGCTAAACAACCCCTCGGTGGTGAGACCCGTCACCGTAGGGGAAGCTTTGGCGGCGAAAGAATTTTCCACGGCGGATGAAGTGGTCGCCGATCTGTGCAAAGAATTGGGCTTGGATTTCATCCGAGACATTCCTGTCAGTGATATCGCCGTCGACTTGATCCGAGATCTTCCGATCAACTATGCAAAACAACACAACGTTCTTCCCTACAAAGAAGAACCCGAGACCTTGATTGCCCTGACCAGCAATCCGGTCAATCTGAAAGTCCTGGATGATTTAAAAGTTCTTTTCGGAAAACGTGTTCGTCCCTTAGTGACAACCACCAGCCGCATCCAGGATGCGATCAATAAGGTTTACGAAAAAAGCACGGCCAATCTTTCCGGTCTCGATGAAATCGAAGAAGAAGATTATGACCTCGATGACCCCATTGTCGACCTGCTGGAGGCTGGTGAAGACGATGCGCCGGTCATCAAGATGGTGAACAGTCTGTTGTTCCGAGCGGTGAAAGAAAAAGCCTCGGATATCCATATTGAGCCCTACGAAAAAGACATGGTCGTGCGTTTTCGTACGGACGGTATTTTGTTTGACGTTTTCAAACCACCCAAAAAACTACAAAATGCGATTACCTCCCGTATCAAAGTTATGGCGAATTTAAATATCGCGGAAAAACGTCTGCCCCAAGACGGTCGTATTCCTTTGAAAGTCGGTGGTAAAGACATTGATATCCGTCTGTCCACCGTCCCGACGGCGCACGGTGAACGACTGGTCATGCGTATTCAAGATAGATCCAGTATCGTTTTAGAACTGCAACAACTAGGCTTTTCAACCGAGAATCTGGATCGTTTGGATGATCTGCTGGCGCGCTCTTATGGGATCTTCCTGGTCACAGGCCCGACGGGTTCTGGTAAGTCGACCACTTTGTACGGAGCTCTTTCAAAACTGAATAAACCCGACGTAAATATTCTGACCGTGGAAGATCCGGTGGAACAACGTATCCACGGCATCGGCCAAGTCCAGGTGAACTCCAAAATCGGATTAACCTTTGCGGCGGGCTTAAGATCTTTCCTTCGTCAAGACCCTGACATCATCATGGTCGGTGAGATTCGTGACTTAGAAACCGCCGAACTTGCGATTCAAGCCTCTTTAACAGGTCACTTGGTTCTTTCAACCCTGCACACGAATGACTCGGCCGGGGCATTCCCCCGTCTGATCGATTTCGGTGTGGAACCTTTCCTGATCGCCACTTCGATTCAAGGTGTCGTCGCGCAACGTCTGGTGCGGGTCCTATGCCCTCATTGCAAAGCGCCTTATGAACCGACGGACTTTGAATTACAAACCATCGGCGTCACCCGCGAGGAAGCAAAAAATTCGCACATCTGCCGCGCGATGGGCTGCAATCATTGTGGGCAAAAAGGTTATTCTGGCCGTACGACGATCAGTGAGCTTTTGATTGTTACCGATGACATCCGTTCTTTGATCATGCAGCGAAAGGATGGTAACTCTATCAAGAAGCAGTCTGTTGCGAATGGCATGAAAACCTTCCGCGATCACGGTGTGCAAAAGGTTCTTGCGGGAATCACGACAATTGAAGAGTTGGCTTCAAATACGCAGTTGGATATTTAGTCAACAGCCAGGGGGCGCGCAACTGAAGCCGCATTTTTTAGGACAAGCAAATGCCTATTTTTGAGTACAAAGGTTTATCAAGAGACGGAAAAAACGTAAAAGGCGTGGTCGACGCAGAAAATCTGCGCGCGGCCCGCGCTAAATTGAAAAAAGACAATATTTATGTCGTCGACATCCGTGATAAAAAGAAGCTAGATCCTAAAAAGAAAGCCGGCGTCCGTTCTACCGCGAAGGTGGGTGTCAAAGAGTTGGCCCTGATGACGCGACAATTAGCGACGCTGATCAAGGCAAATATTCCCCTGGTGGATGCTTTAACTGCCGTGTCTGAACAGGTTGAAAATGCGGCTTTATCTGAGGCCATTGCTGACTGTAAGAACATGGTGAATGAGGGTTCTCCTTTTCACAAAGCCCTTTCCAAGTATCCCAATATCTTTACGAATATTTACATTTCAATGGTGGAAGCCGGTGAAATGTCAGGCAGTCTGGATGTGATCTTGATGCGTCTGGCAGAGTTCACCGAAGCGCAAGCGGACCTGCGCGCCAAGGTCAGCAGTGCCATGACCTACCCTATTATTATGATGGCTGTAACCTTGGGTCTTTTGGGATTCCTCTTTGTCTTCCTCATTCCTAAAATGGTGACCGTTTTTGAGTCCGCTCCGAATTTGCAGCTTCCCTGGTATACGGTGACTCTCATTGATGCCAGTCAGTTCGTCGTGAACTATTGGTATCTTTTGGTTGGTAGCGCCTTGATCATGTATCTTCTTTTCAAAAACTGGAAAAGCACCCCTGCAGGTCGCAATCAGTGGGATGCGATCTCTTTGAAGCTTCCGATCGTAGGCCCCACGGTCCGCATGGTCGCGGTATCCCGCTTCACCAGAACCTTAGCCACGCTTCTGACCGGCGGCGTCCCTATGCTTGCCGCGTTGGATATCGTTCGTAACGTTGTGAACAATCATGTTTTGGCGCAAGCTATTGACGAAGCCCGTTCGAATATCTCAGAGGGTGAATCCATTGCCGGCCCCTTAAAAAAATCCGGTCAGTTCCCGCCGATCGTCATCCACATGGTCAACATTGGTGAAAAAACCGGCGAACTGGAAAACATGCTTTCTCAGGTTTCTGACGCCTACGACTTTCAGGTGAAAACAAAGCTGGAAGGTCTGACCAGTCTGATGGGTCCCGTGGTCATTGTCCTGATGGGTTTTGCGATCGGTATGATCGTGGTCGCCGTGATGGTGCCCATGTTTGAAATGGCAAACATCGCTGGTTAATAGTTAAAGTGAAATATCAACTTTAGTCTATATCCTCTCTAAAGTCGGGTTCAAAGTTTTTTGAAACTCTGGAAGTTCTCATTCGAGTCAAGGCCGTGACTGTGCTTTACCTGGAATGGGACCTCTGCTATTCTCAACATCTGTTAAACATAAGGAGTAAGTAATGTCTCTTCTCAAAAACCGCAAGGGTATGACGTTGATCGAAATCATGATCGTCCTTGCGATCATCGGTAGTATCGCAGCTCTTCTTCTTCCCAACATCACTGGACAGTTGGATAAGTCCAAAGTGAAAGAAGCTAAAATTCAGCTGACTCAAGTTGTAAACGCTCTTTCTATGTACTACACCGATTGCGGCCACTACCCTCAATCTTTGGAAGGTTTGACGAAAGCGGATGCGGATTGTTCCAACTGGGGTCCTGAACCTTACTATAAAAAAGATCTTAAAGATCCATTTGGCAATGAACTTGTTTATGAACGCGAAGGCTCTGAATACACGTTGAAGTCTTTGGGTAAGGACCGCCGTGAAGGTGGCTCTGGAAACGATAAAGATATCACTCTCGACGACATTCAGTAAGTTCATGCGTTCACAAAAGGGCTTCACGCTAATTGAAATCATGATCGTGCTGGCAATTCTCGGCGCGGTCGTGGCGTTGGTAGCCCCTCGCTTCGTCAAAAGAGAAGGCAACATCAAAGCGGTTGCGCGAAACTTCATTGTTCTGAGCAAGGAAATCCGCAACAAAGCCCGTCTGACCAATTCCACCTACCGCTTGGTGATCAACATGGATGCCCAGGATGAAGCCTATTGGGTCGAAAGAGCCAATGGGCCTCAGCCCGTCGATCCGAAGATGTACGAAGAGGCTTTAAAGAAAGACTCGGAAAAAGAAGAGGATGCACCCCCACCCCTTTTCCAGATCGACAAGTCCCTCACAAAAGGCGAAAAAAAACTTCCGAGCGGACTGCGCTTTGGCTCTGTCGAAACCATCAATATGAAGTCCCCTATTACGTCGGGCATGGCCTATATTCATTTTTTCCCCGAAGGCTTCGTGGAAGCGGCCGCCGTGCAAATTACGAACGGAAATAATTTAACTTGGACTCTTGTTTTTAATCCTTTAACGGGTCAAGCTGATATTATAGAAAAAGCTTCTTCGTTAAAGGATGTCCAACGGTGAGGAATAGAAAAGGTTTTACGCTGATAGAAACGGTGATGGCTTTGGTCATCCTGTCTTCGGGTTTGCTATTATTGGCAAATTCCTGGAGCGGTAGTTTCATGCGTGTGCGTAAAACCCAGCTTTCCACCGAAGTTGCCGCCCTCTTAGAACGCAAAATGGTTGAAGTCGAAATGGAGTATCAGGGAAAACCCCTCGACTCTATCCCTGAAGAAAAGGAAGACGACTTCGGTTCTGAATATCCTCAGTATTCCTGGCGTATGACCTCTAAGGAATTTGAAGTTCCCGATTTTTCGGCGACTTTAACCGCGCAAGCCGGTGGCGCCGACGAACTGACTTTAACCATTATGAAAACCCTGGCAGAACACCTGGGGAAATCCATCAAAGAAGTGAAGGTCACGGTTATCTACAAGGGCGCCAAAAAACCTTTGGAGTTTTCCGCGACTCAGTATTTTGTGGATTACGACAAACAATTACCACTTCCTTCCATCCCTGGTGCGGGAGGCTGATCATGAGAAACAGAAAAGGTTTCACCATGATCGAGCTGATGATCACAATTGCGATCTTAGCCACTCTCACCGTTTTAACAGCTCAATCCATCACTCAAGCGATCAAAGCCAAAGGAAAGCTTCAGGATCAGATCGATGATGTTTCACGTATGCGCGATGCCATGCGTTTGGTGGAACGAGATATCAATCTTGCCTATCACTACCGCGATCTTGAAAAGGAAATGGAGCAAATCTTAAAAAAGAAAAACTCCACCAACAACGGAAACCCCGCAACCCCTGGAATTATTCCGGACCCCAACCAAGACCCCAACAATCGCCGCGAGGTTCCCCGTCGCGATCCTGAAACACACTTCGTCGGCACCGGTGAAAGCCTGAACTTGGTGACGATGAACAACGCCCGCACGACGCGCAACACGGCCCAGGCGGACTTTATTGAAGTGGGTTACGCGGTGAAAGATTGTAAAAATCTTCGCAATGAATCCGCCTCGTCGAAGTGTCTTTGGCGACGAAGCACCCCCTATGTGGATTTGGATGTCACCAAAGGCGGTGACGAAGTGGTTCTTCTGGAAAATGTTTCGGAGTTCAAGCTGCGCTATATGGGAAAAGGCAAACAAGACTGGGTGACCGATTGGCGCACTGACGCCCAAGGTGATGGTGCGACCAAAGGAAAATTCCCGCAGGCCGTGGAAGTCTCTTTGACGGTTGAGAAAAAAGAAAAAGGCAAATCGAAAAAATACTCGATGCAAGCCATCGTCCCCATCCACTTCCCTAACAATCCTGAGGAGGCAGCAAATGCGCAAGGAAATCAAAGTTCTTGGCCGCAACCTAGCGGTCCCACTCAGTAATCAACGGGGCGTGGCCATGATGGTGGCCGTCGCCTGCATTATGCTGATTATGTATTTTGCAATGGAAGTGTCCTACGACTCCAACGTGGAATATTTGGTAAATTCGCAAAGTCTGAATCGAGTGAAGGCTTATTACGCCGCGAAGTCGGGCATGCAGCTTAGTCTTTTGCGGATTAAAATTTACCAACAAGCACAAAGTAAATTTGGTGCCCAATTAGGCAATAGCCCCATGCTGGATCAAATTTGGAAATTCCCTTTCGCCTGGCCTTTGCCGATTCCGGACGAACTGAGTGCGGTCGACAAAGATAATTTCAAAAAAATCTTCAAGGAATCCTCGATGGATTCCAGCTACCTGGTCACGATCGAAGATGAAGGCTCGAAGATTGACTTGAATGACCTGAACTCGCCGTCAAAAACCTTGCAGGACATGACCAAAAGGCAGCTTCTGAATATCTTTGAACAAAAGAAACAGGAAGACGAAAATTTCGCGCGT from Bdellovibrio sp. ArHS includes:
- a CDS encoding prepilin-type N-terminal cleavage/methylation domain-containing protein, producing MRNRKGFTLIETVMALVILSSGLLLLANSWSGSFMRVRKTQLSTEVAALLERKMVEVEMEYQGKPLDSIPEEKEDDFGSEYPQYSWRMTSKEFEVPDFSATLTAQAGGADELTLTIMKTLAEHLGKSIKEVKVTVIYKGAKKPLEFSATQYFVDYDKQLPLPSIPGAGG
- the gspF gene encoding type II secretion system inner membrane protein GspF, with amino-acid sequence MPIFEYKGLSRDGKNVKGVVDAENLRAARAKLKKDNIYVVDIRDKKKLDPKKKAGVRSTAKVGVKELALMTRQLATLIKANIPLVDALTAVSEQVENAALSEAIADCKNMVNEGSPFHKALSKYPNIFTNIYISMVEAGEMSGSLDVILMRLAEFTEAQADLRAKVSSAMTYPIIMMAVTLGLLGFLFVFLIPKMVTVFESAPNLQLPWYTVTLIDASQFVVNYWYLLVGSALIMYLLFKNWKSTPAGRNQWDAISLKLPIVGPTVRMVAVSRFTRTLATLLTGGVPMLAALDIVRNVVNNHVLAQAIDEARSNISEGESIAGPLKKSGQFPPIVIHMVNIGEKTGELENMLSQVSDAYDFQVKTKLEGLTSLMGPVVIVLMGFAIGMIVVAVMVPMFEMANIAG
- the gspE gene encoding type II secretion system ATPase GspE gives rise to the protein MASVDIQTILSKATSLSQDQIRSVLNNPSVVRPVTVGEALAAKEFSTADEVVADLCKELGLDFIRDIPVSDIAVDLIRDLPINYAKQHNVLPYKEEPETLIALTSNPVNLKVLDDLKVLFGKRVRPLVTTTSRIQDAINKVYEKSTANLSGLDEIEEEDYDLDDPIVDLLEAGEDDAPVIKMVNSLLFRAVKEKASDIHIEPYEKDMVVRFRTDGILFDVFKPPKKLQNAITSRIKVMANLNIAEKRLPQDGRIPLKVGGKDIDIRLSTVPTAHGERLVMRIQDRSSIVLELQQLGFSTENLDRLDDLLARSYGIFLVTGPTGSGKSTTLYGALSKLNKPDVNILTVEDPVEQRIHGIGQVQVNSKIGLTFAAGLRSFLRQDPDIIMVGEIRDLETAELAIQASLTGHLVLSTLHTNDSAGAFPRLIDFGVEPFLIATSIQGVVAQRLVRVLCPHCKAPYEPTDFELQTIGVTREEAKNSHICRAMGCNHCGQKGYSGRTTISELLIVTDDIRSLIMQRKDGNSIKKQSVANGMKTFRDHGVQKVLAGITTIEELASNTQLDI
- the gspC gene encoding type II secretion system protein GspC, whose translation is MISRNPKNQRPPFERLYSYILFAFVGYCIADLAILSYRDRMLPQSAPAARPKPPAMDNSVNRGVYNSITTRNIFASNGEIPDALVDKSKGAETQKEADPVPSQLPLTLIGTLVHSNPEKSLAAIDVRGKNQVISYSPGKDIEGMASIIRVERQKVIFRNLNSNRLEYIEMKKDGGKVAFGAGRPAGVSGGKEVQAVGNNSFVIKRADLLKYTNDLSSILMQARAVPNREPGTGAINGFRLLDMQPGSIYEQLGLQRMDVIKSVDGTPVDSPAKAMELYNTLKNSPKVSLQIERNGKTETMTYNIQ
- the gspD gene encoding type II secretion system secretin GspD, coding for MKKTVSIGLASLMTAQLVGPAANAQFEDFPPPPPPPSSDFGDDGGFPPPPANNDAFSAPTLPSSGPSAGGSRGGGNAAGGMDVLSKNARDKFAKAPIEDINSQNFPETIESFDFPNVEITDLIKAIGELTGKNFIIDPGVRGKITITAPSKITVAEAYKAFLSALAINGFTVVPSGSFLKVKSARNAQRDNIETFSGAYYPNSDQMITRIIHLKHISAAQVNRDLRILPSKDGEMNIYEPTNSIIISDYGSNIDRVMKIISQLDVPGFEEQLEVIPIKYAKAKDLADLVDKIVNKGNKTQGSAPGTFSAGVPRFSRSAGASSQQGASFFMAIPDDRTNSIIVVGNKSGIVRIKKLISQLDFKIRPEESGGVYVYHVKNGDAEKLAQTLQGVTKDASPKPQTGGSLLSPIGAGGQMQAPQEIFGGDVKIVGDKTTNSLIITASKQDYEVVLSLLNKIDTPRDQVFVEAIIMEMSANDGNTWGVGYYKYGDSGYGKVGFNGGLDINSLLSPTGGAGAVIGFGQGDVVEVTDPVSKSTIKIPNLVGFINFLKTTKKANILSTPTLMTLDNQEGELEVGDKVVTGSTTTTPTNGSPITTPTFEDATIKLTLKPYISPATNQIRMEIKQQVSQLSTASTPKAFQDSTQPLAKRSIKTVINVNNGDTAILGGLMKEQDIESISKVPLLGDIPIIGWLFKSRTISKDKTNMVVFLTPKIVKNSADTNAITNRTLDERIDFIKAQGGVDPYGKKMDAIHQKARAGLNGGSAVPPETSQPVIEEE
- a CDS encoding type II secretion system protein, whose amino-acid sequence is MRSQKGFTLIEIMIVLAILGAVVALVAPRFVKREGNIKAVARNFIVLSKEIRNKARLTNSTYRLVINMDAQDEAYWVERANGPQPVDPKMYEEALKKDSEKEEDAPPPLFQIDKSLTKGEKKLPSGLRFGSVETINMKSPITSGMAYIHFFPEGFVEAAAVQITNGNNLTWTLVFNPLTGQADIIEKASSLKDVQR
- a CDS encoding type II secretion system protein GspJ, which codes for MRNRKGFTMIELMITIAILATLTVLTAQSITQAIKAKGKLQDQIDDVSRMRDAMRLVERDINLAYHYRDLEKEMEQILKKKNSTNNGNPATPGIIPDPNQDPNNRREVPRRDPETHFVGTGESLNLVTMNNARTTRNTAQADFIEVGYAVKDCKNLRNESASSKCLWRRSTPYVDLDVTKGGDEVVLLENVSEFKLRYMGKGKQDWVTDWRTDAQGDGATKGKFPQAVEVSLTVEKKEKGKSKKYSMQAIVPIHFPNNPEEAANAQGNQSSWPQPSGPTQ
- the gspG gene encoding type II secretion system major pseudopilin GspG, with the translated sequence MSLLKNRKGMTLIEIMIVLAIIGSIAALLLPNITGQLDKSKVKEAKIQLTQVVNALSMYYTDCGHYPQSLEGLTKADADCSNWGPEPYYKKDLKDPFGNELVYEREGSEYTLKSLGKDRREGGSGNDKDITLDDIQ